In Streptomyces chartreusis, the following proteins share a genomic window:
- a CDS encoding acyl-CoA dehydrogenase family protein, producing MAGSTHTVTNQPPPLVGYDVYTADRALSEAVGRHVAPELQDEVGKELAAFGRTCGSAQVQEWGVLANENPPRLRTHDRYGHRIDEVDFHPSWHRLLGKGVSAGLTAAWARPAGHVRRAAAFLLWTQVEAGNGCPLSMTHAAVPALRTDPGLAAEWEPRLTSMIYDRELRPAERKAGALFGMGMTEKQGGSDVRANTTTATPLAESGTYSLSGHKWFCSAPMSDGFLVLAQAPDGLTCFLVPRVLADGGRNVFRIQRLKDKLGNRSNASGEVEFDGTWARRVGEEGRGVRTIIEMVAATRLDCVLGSAGLMRQAVAQAVHHCENREAFGGRLVDKPLMRNVLADLAIESEAATTLALRLAAAYDTGGEQEKALLRIAVPAAKYWVTKRCAPVTVEAAECLGGNGYVEESGMPRLVRESPLNSIWEGAGNVQALDVLRALQREPAAFDAYLREVGQARGADHRLDGAIKALLTDLADLDGIEARARRLTERLALVLQGSLLVRFAPPEVADAFCASRLGSDGGSAFGTLPHTLNQTAIVDRSRPQT from the coding sequence ATGGCAGGCAGCACGCACACGGTGACCAACCAGCCACCGCCCCTGGTCGGGTACGACGTCTACACCGCCGACCGGGCCCTGTCCGAGGCCGTCGGACGCCATGTCGCACCCGAGCTGCAGGACGAGGTCGGCAAGGAGCTGGCCGCCTTCGGGCGGACCTGCGGCTCGGCGCAGGTGCAGGAGTGGGGCGTACTGGCGAACGAGAACCCGCCGCGCCTGCGCACCCACGACCGCTACGGCCACCGGATCGACGAGGTCGACTTCCATCCGTCCTGGCACCGCCTGCTCGGCAAGGGCGTCTCCGCGGGGCTGACCGCGGCCTGGGCACGGCCGGCCGGGCATGTGCGGCGGGCGGCGGCGTTCCTGCTGTGGACGCAGGTCGAGGCGGGCAACGGCTGCCCGCTGTCCATGACCCACGCGGCGGTCCCCGCCCTGCGCACCGACCCCGGCCTGGCCGCCGAGTGGGAGCCGCGGCTGACGTCGATGATCTACGACCGTGAGCTGCGCCCTGCGGAGCGGAAGGCCGGTGCCCTGTTCGGGATGGGCATGACGGAGAAGCAGGGCGGCAGCGACGTACGCGCCAACACGACGACGGCCACCCCGCTGGCCGAGTCCGGGACGTACTCCCTGAGCGGGCACAAGTGGTTCTGCTCGGCGCCCATGTCGGACGGGTTCCTGGTGCTGGCCCAGGCGCCGGACGGGCTGACGTGCTTCCTCGTGCCGCGGGTGCTGGCGGACGGCGGCCGCAACGTGTTCCGGATCCAGCGGCTGAAGGACAAGCTGGGCAACCGGTCGAACGCGTCGGGCGAGGTCGAGTTCGACGGGACGTGGGCGCGCCGCGTCGGTGAGGAGGGGCGCGGGGTGCGCACCATCATCGAGATGGTCGCGGCGACCCGGCTCGACTGCGTGCTCGGCTCGGCGGGGCTGATGCGGCAGGCCGTCGCGCAGGCGGTCCATCACTGCGAGAACCGCGAGGCGTTCGGCGGCCGGCTCGTCGACAAGCCGCTCATGCGCAACGTCCTGGCGGACCTGGCGATCGAGTCCGAGGCGGCGACCACCCTCGCGCTGCGGCTCGCGGCGGCCTACGACACCGGCGGCGAGCAGGAGAAGGCGCTGCTGCGGATCGCGGTGCCGGCCGCCAAGTACTGGGTGACCAAGCGGTGCGCGCCGGTGACGGTCGAGGCCGCCGAGTGCCTGGGCGGCAACGGTTACGTCGAGGAGTCCGGGATGCCCCGGCTGGTGCGCGAGTCGCCGCTGAACTCGATCTGGGAGGGCGCGGGCAACGTCCAGGCGCTGGACGTGCTGCGGGCGTTGCAGCGGGAGCCCGCGGCGTTCGACGCGTACCTGCGGGAGGTGGGGCAGGCACGCGGCGCCGATCACCGTCTGGACGGCGCGATCAAGGCCCTGTTGACGGACCTGGCCGACCTGGACGGCATCGAGGCACGGGCCCGGCGCCTGACCGAACGCCTCGCCCTGGTCCTCCAGGGCTCCCTCCTGGTCAGATTCGCGCCACCGGAGGTCGCGGACGCCTTCTGCGCATCGAGGTTGGGCAGCGACGGCGGCAGTGCTTTCGGAACCCTCCCGCACACTCTGAACCAGACCGCGATCGTGGACCGCTCAAGGCCGCAGACCTGA